A window from Ignavibacteriota bacterium encodes these proteins:
- a CDS encoding ABC transporter ATP-binding protein — MSDIIEVKKLSKSYWRNSLEIPVLNELSLNVKEGEFLALMGPSGSGKTTLLNIIAGIDRPTNGNVTVANTDIAKLSESALAKWRSSNVGFIFQFYNLIPVLTAFENVELPLLLTKLSKAERKKHVETALTIVGLGDRIHHYPKQLSGGQEQRVAIARAIVTDPSLLVADEPTGDLDKNSANEILILMDRLNKEFNKTIVMVTHDPHAAEKASRLLHLEKGELSSNGKN, encoded by the coding sequence ATGTCAGATATTATTGAAGTAAAAAAATTATCTAAATCATATTGGAGGAACAGTTTAGAAATTCCTGTGTTAAATGAACTTTCCTTAAATGTTAAAGAAGGTGAATTTCTAGCACTTATGGGACCTTCCGGCTCGGGAAAAACAACTTTGTTAAATATTATCGCCGGAATTGATAGACCCACGAATGGGAACGTAACTGTTGCAAATACTGATATTGCAAAACTAAGTGAATCGGCTTTGGCAAAATGGCGATCTTCAAATGTTGGATTTATTTTTCAATTCTACAATTTAATACCCGTTTTAACAGCATTTGAAAATGTTGAACTTCCTTTGCTTCTCACAAAACTTTCCAAAGCAGAAAGAAAGAAACATGTGGAAACTGCTTTAACTATTGTGGGACTTGGCGATAGAATTCATCATTATCCCAAACAACTTTCCGGAGGTCAAGAACAGCGTGTTGCAATTGCCCGTGCAATAGTTACAGATCCTTCACTTCTAGTTGCGGATGAACCAACCGGCGATCTTGATAAAAATTCCGCAAATGAAATTTTAATTTTGATGGATCGATTAAACAAAGAGTTTAACAAAACAATTGTGATGGTAACACACGATCCGCACGCAGCAGAAAAAGCATCAAGATTACTGCATCTTGAAAAAGGTGAATTATCCTCAAACGGAAAAAATTAG